In Arthrobacter sp. StoSoilB5, one genomic interval encodes:
- a CDS encoding ribosome small subunit-dependent GTPase A, protein MGRDARSWDESDVRIRPNKKGSRPRTKDRPSHDDAVIGRIITVDRGRYTAIVGEDSADERIIIAARARELRRNPVVPGDFVALVGDVSGAPDTLARLVRVEERKTVLRRSADDTDPIERVVVANADQLVVVVAAANPEPRTGFIDRALVAAYDAGIEPLLLVTKADVKDPAELLSNYLSLDFPVIISRTADAEASGIDARSDDGLSARLDSSAVAQLRAHLDGKVTVMLGHSGVGKSTMVNALTGAERATGGVNAVTGRGRHTSSSALALKLADAPSGSWIIDTPGIRSFGLAHVDPDRILHSFPDLEPGTEACDRGCKHDASAINCGLDAWVNEGNAGPSGVARLSSLRRLLGADPRLEAKETKELGTVN, encoded by the coding sequence ATGGGCCGCGACGCACGCTCCTGGGACGAATCGGACGTCCGGATCCGTCCGAACAAAAAAGGATCAAGGCCCCGGACCAAGGACCGCCCCAGCCATGATGACGCAGTCATCGGCCGGATCATCACGGTAGACCGCGGGCGCTACACGGCCATCGTTGGGGAAGACTCCGCGGACGAGCGTATTATCATCGCCGCACGCGCGCGTGAACTACGGCGAAATCCCGTGGTCCCCGGCGATTTCGTCGCGCTGGTGGGCGACGTATCGGGGGCGCCGGACACCCTGGCAAGGCTGGTGCGTGTCGAAGAACGCAAGACGGTCCTTCGCCGCAGCGCCGATGATACCGACCCCATCGAAAGAGTGGTGGTGGCCAACGCGGACCAACTTGTGGTGGTGGTCGCCGCGGCCAACCCGGAACCGCGCACTGGCTTTATCGACCGCGCCTTGGTTGCAGCCTACGACGCCGGGATCGAGCCACTGCTGCTCGTCACCAAGGCTGACGTCAAGGATCCTGCCGAGCTGTTGTCCAACTATCTCAGCCTGGACTTCCCTGTCATCATCAGCCGTACGGCCGACGCCGAAGCTTCCGGTATTGACGCCCGATCGGACGACGGACTGTCCGCGCGTCTGGACAGCAGCGCCGTTGCCCAATTGCGGGCCCACCTTGATGGCAAAGTGACAGTCATGCTTGGCCATTCGGGAGTCGGCAAGTCCACCATGGTCAACGCCCTGACCGGCGCTGAGCGCGCTACGGGTGGCGTTAATGCTGTCACCGGAAGGGGCCGGCATACGTCGTCGTCGGCGTTGGCCTTGAAGCTGGCGGACGCGCCGTCCGGTAGCTGGATCATCGATACCCCCGGTATTCGTTCCTTCGGACTCGCGCACGTGGACCCCGATCGCATCCTGCATTCCTTCCCCGATTTGGAACCGGGCACCGAAGCTTGCGACCGCGGCTGCAAACACGATGCCAGTGCCATCAATTGTGGACTTGACGCGTGGGTGAACGAGGGAAACGCCGGTCCTTCCGGAGTGGCACGGTTGTCTTCGCTCCGGCGGCTGCTGGGCGCAGACCCGCGTTTGGAAGCGAAGGAAACCAAGGAACTGGGTACCGTCAACTAA
- the hisN gene encoding histidinol-phosphatase produces the protein MTQPVSSYNDDLRLAHVLADSVDAQTMDRFKALDLRVETKPDLTPVTDADKAAEEAIRGQLSRSRPRDAVLGEEFGSSGHGSRRWIIDPIDGTKNFVRGVPVWATLIALVDEGEPVVGVVSAPALGKRWWAAKDMGAYMGRSLASATRLKVSNVSRLADASMSYSSLSGWKERGNLDEFLGLTEDIWRTRAYGDFWSYCLVAEGAVDIACEPELNLYDMAALVPIVTEAGGRFTSLEGEDGPFGGNALATNSILHSEVLKRLNPALDDLL, from the coding sequence ATGACCCAACCCGTATCCAGCTACAACGATGATCTGCGACTGGCCCACGTGCTGGCGGATTCCGTGGACGCCCAAACCATGGACCGCTTCAAGGCACTGGATCTGCGGGTCGAGACCAAGCCTGACCTCACTCCCGTTACTGATGCCGACAAGGCTGCGGAAGAAGCAATCCGGGGCCAGCTGTCGCGCTCGCGCCCCCGGGACGCTGTCCTCGGCGAGGAGTTCGGCAGCAGCGGCCACGGCTCCCGGCGCTGGATCATCGACCCCATCGACGGCACCAAGAACTTCGTGCGTGGCGTTCCAGTGTGGGCCACCCTGATCGCACTCGTGGACGAAGGCGAGCCGGTGGTTGGAGTTGTCAGTGCTCCCGCACTCGGCAAACGTTGGTGGGCGGCAAAGGACATGGGCGCCTATATGGGGCGCTCCCTGGCCTCGGCCACCCGGCTCAAGGTGTCCAACGTTTCGCGCCTGGCCGATGCTTCGATGTCATATTCCAGCCTTTCCGGTTGGAAGGAACGCGGCAATCTCGACGAATTCCTAGGTCTGACGGAAGACATCTGGCGCACGCGTGCCTACGGCGACTTCTGGTCCTATTGCTTGGTGGCCGAGGGGGCCGTGGATATCGCCTGCGAGCCGGAATTGAACCTTTACGACATGGCCGCGCTTGTACCCATCGTCACGGAAGCCGGCGGCCGTTTCACCTCGTTGGAAGGCGAGGATGGCCCCTTCGGGGGCAACGCCTTGGCCACCAACTCCATCCTGCATTCAGAGGTCCTCAAACGGCTAAACCCCGCCTTGGATGACCTCCTCTGA
- a CDS encoding aminotransferase class V-fold PLP-dependent enzyme has product MSTATFNSTVLPSFAVGAAQEAAAGRPLAAVTGAELQAPLIQGGHVRYANLDYGASAPALTIVSAYLNEILPYYASVHRGAGYASQISTSVYENSRDIVREFIGGRPDDSVIFTRNTTDSLNLLAGCLPQLDGKPTGEVLYLDIEHHANLLPWQGVPHRSVVAASTLTATVAKLREELSQGGVSLLAVTGASNVTGEILPIAELAALAHEYGARIVVDAAQLAPHRRINITESDVDYIVFSGHKLYAPFGAGVVVGRPDWLDAGTPHLAGGGAVREARLDSVSWASGPARHEGGSPNVLGAATLARATQVLAGLDQEAWHAHEAAIRSYLVQGLEAIDGVTVHRIFSDSEDTIGVVNFSVEGFDAGLVAAYLAAEHGVGLRDGRFCAHPLLKRLGLPSGSLRASFGVGSRLEDATRLLAGIEELKRTGLGWDYVVDEGRWVPANDHRSYPEWAPNTPGTAGAAPCTID; this is encoded by the coding sequence ATGAGCACTGCTACGTTCAACTCCACCGTCCTGCCGTCCTTTGCGGTCGGAGCAGCGCAGGAAGCCGCTGCAGGCAGGCCCCTGGCCGCTGTCACGGGCGCGGAGCTGCAAGCTCCCCTGATCCAGGGTGGCCACGTCCGCTACGCCAACCTCGATTACGGAGCGTCGGCTCCGGCCCTGACCATCGTTTCTGCGTATCTCAATGAGATCCTCCCCTACTACGCGAGTGTCCACCGCGGTGCGGGCTACGCTTCCCAGATCAGCACGTCCGTCTACGAGAACTCCCGCGACATCGTGCGTGAGTTCATTGGCGGCCGCCCCGACGATTCCGTCATCTTCACCCGGAACACCACGGATTCACTCAACCTGTTGGCAGGCTGCCTTCCGCAACTCGACGGAAAGCCGACCGGCGAGGTCCTCTACCTGGACATCGAGCACCATGCCAACCTCCTGCCTTGGCAGGGCGTTCCGCACCGCAGCGTCGTAGCTGCTTCTACACTGACCGCTACCGTGGCAAAGCTCCGCGAGGAACTCAGTCAAGGCGGCGTGTCCTTGCTGGCAGTTACCGGGGCTTCGAACGTGACGGGCGAAATCCTGCCGATCGCCGAACTAGCCGCCCTGGCGCACGAATACGGTGCACGGATTGTGGTGGACGCAGCCCAGCTTGCCCCTCACCGCCGCATCAACATCACCGAATCAGACGTCGACTACATCGTATTCTCCGGGCATAAGCTCTACGCTCCGTTCGGCGCCGGCGTTGTTGTAGGGCGCCCTGACTGGCTTGACGCCGGCACTCCCCACCTTGCCGGCGGCGGCGCTGTTCGTGAAGCCCGCCTCGACTCGGTCAGTTGGGCTTCCGGTCCCGCACGTCACGAGGGCGGCTCCCCCAACGTCCTGGGCGCGGCAACATTGGCGCGCGCTACGCAGGTGCTCGCCGGGCTGGACCAAGAGGCCTGGCATGCTCATGAAGCGGCCATCCGCTCGTACCTGGTACAGGGACTTGAGGCAATCGACGGCGTTACCGTCCACCGGATCTTCAGCGACTCCGAGGACACCATCGGCGTGGTCAACTTCTCGGTGGAAGGATTCGACGCCGGATTGGTCGCGGCTTACCTCGCCGCAGAACACGGTGTAGGGCTTCGTGACGGCCGCTTCTGCGCGCACCCCCTGCTCAAGCGGCTCGGACTCCCTTCGGGCTCGCTGCGGGCCAGCTTCGGCGTGGGCTCCCGCTTGGAGGATGCCACACGGCTGCTGGCGGGTATCGAGGAACTCAAGCGCACCGGGCTCGGCTGGGACTACGTGGTGGACGAGGGCCGCTGGGTACCGGCCAATGACCACCGCAGCTACCCGGAATGGGCACCGAATACGCCCGGCACCGCAGGTGCCGCGCCCTGCACTATTGACTAA
- a CDS encoding class I SAM-dependent methyltransferase: MHSRGLSGGTGSPGGPKLHATRRRELGLSFQDGGEHYDRVRPGYPADSVDWLLPLGAKSAADLGAGTGKFTALLVERGLEVAAVDPSLDMLEQLQKSYPDVKALEGTAEATGLTDSAFDVVSVAQAWHWCDPLKASTEIARILRPHGVLGLVWNQLDTSVPWVHRLSRIMHAGDVHKPGFRPVIGPEFTDVESHLTSWLDAVSPEDIMELTKSRSYYLRANEATRAKVMGNLEWYLYDHLGHAPGQLLELPYVTQTWRARKIQGALPR; encoded by the coding sequence ATGCATTCCCGAGGTCTTTCCGGAGGCACGGGTAGCCCCGGTGGACCCAAGCTGCATGCCACCCGCCGCCGCGAGCTGGGCCTGAGCTTTCAGGACGGCGGGGAACACTACGATCGCGTTCGGCCCGGCTATCCCGCAGATTCAGTGGACTGGCTTCTTCCTCTGGGAGCGAAGTCCGCCGCGGATCTCGGAGCGGGAACGGGAAAATTCACTGCCCTCTTGGTGGAACGCGGACTTGAGGTGGCCGCCGTCGATCCTTCCTTGGACATGCTGGAGCAACTGCAAAAGTCCTATCCTGACGTCAAGGCGTTGGAGGGAACGGCCGAGGCAACAGGGCTGACGGACTCAGCATTCGACGTCGTCAGCGTTGCCCAGGCCTGGCACTGGTGTGACCCGCTCAAGGCCAGCACGGAAATCGCCCGAATCCTTCGCCCCCACGGAGTTCTTGGCCTCGTATGGAACCAACTGGACACTTCTGTGCCCTGGGTCCACCGGCTATCGCGCATCATGCACGCCGGAGATGTGCACAAGCCCGGCTTCCGGCCAGTTATCGGACCGGAATTCACGGATGTGGAGAGCCATCTCACCAGTTGGCTGGACGCTGTGTCGCCGGAGGACATCATGGAGCTCACCAAATCGCGCAGCTACTACCTCCGCGCCAACGAGGCCACCCGGGCGAAGGTCATGGGCAACCTGGAATGGTACCTCTACGATCATCTGGGCCACGCCCCCGGCCAGCTCCTGGAACTGCCGTACGTGACGCAGACTTGGCGGGCCCGCAAGATCCAGGGCGCCCTGCCACGGTAG
- a CDS encoding metal-dependent transcriptional regulator, translated as MKTSTPSSSIEDYVKVIYSYTEWQDKPITSSQLAQRLGVANSSVSEMVRKLKDQGLVDHQPYSAIRLTPEGMRLALSMVRRHRLIETYLVDELGYSWDEVHDEAEMLEHAVSDTFIERMAAKLGHPLRDPHGDPIPSADGSVELPHAYRMIELDEGHSGRITRISDENPDLLRYLASEEITLDAPVEVVGRKPFGGALVVRIGSGPQRREFDLADEVTSALWVQSAEVHEGCVLPAR; from the coding sequence GTGAAGACCAGTACGCCCTCCTCCTCGATCGAGGACTACGTCAAGGTCATCTACTCCTACACGGAGTGGCAGGACAAACCAATTACGTCCTCCCAGCTTGCCCAGCGGCTTGGCGTTGCCAATTCCTCGGTGTCTGAAATGGTCCGCAAACTCAAGGACCAGGGCTTGGTGGATCACCAGCCTTACAGTGCTATCAGGCTGACTCCGGAGGGCATGCGCCTGGCACTGTCCATGGTCCGGCGCCACCGCCTCATTGAGACTTACCTCGTGGACGAACTCGGTTACAGCTGGGATGAAGTCCACGACGAAGCTGAGATGTTGGAACACGCTGTGTCCGATACCTTCATCGAGCGCATGGCCGCCAAGCTTGGCCATCCCCTCCGGGATCCCCATGGCGACCCCATTCCCTCGGCAGACGGATCGGTGGAGTTGCCGCACGCCTACCGCATGATCGAGTTGGACGAGGGCCACTCAGGCCGCATCACCCGGATCAGCGATGAAAACCCCGATCTCCTCCGCTACCTCGCGTCGGAAGAGATCACCTTGGACGCTCCGGTGGAAGTTGTGGGCCGCAAACCTTTCGGCGGAGCCCTCGTTGTTCGGATTGGCAGCGGTCCACAGCGCCGCGAGTTTGATCTTGCCGACGAAGTTACCTCGGCACTTTGGGTCCAGAGCGCCGAAGTCCACGAAGGTTGCGTACTTCCCGCACGATGA
- a CDS encoding MFS transporter, with protein MHMTDASALPPRTPLQKRVLVVAIVASFIAILDGFVVNLALPAIGRELGGGLVIQQWVVDAYLLTLGALILVAGSLSDHFGRARILEWGLAGFALTSVMCGLAWNGEVLVVSRALQGIAGALLVPSSLAMIITSFSGPSQSKAIGQWSGWTSAAAIVGPLIGGVSVDMLSWRVIFFINVIPAIAIWPLLAGLRASDAARDKSKGIDYLGAVLAMIGLGGPVYAFIEQGRMGWSSVQVWMPLVVAVVAMALFVVHEARTKQPMLPLRLFAIRNFGWGNLATLAIYGGISLGFFVLGIYLQQVGGMGATIAGIALLPATVILMLTASYFGGLAGKYGPRWFMTVGPLLCGVGFLMSLSVQEPLNYWTQVLPGQIVFGVGLTTLVAPLTAAILGAVPQEEAGIGSAVNNAVARIAGLICIAFAGLIVGPVFSRQGLYNALIVTAVLFVVGAVASAVGIRNPAPEAAVAAGSEPDAASDDGGSASQRT; from the coding sequence GTGCACATGACGGATGCTTCCGCCCTGCCGCCCCGGACACCGCTTCAAAAACGGGTGCTCGTGGTTGCAATTGTGGCTTCTTTTATTGCCATCCTGGATGGTTTCGTGGTGAACCTGGCACTCCCGGCCATCGGGCGCGAGCTCGGCGGTGGCTTGGTCATCCAGCAATGGGTGGTGGATGCGTATCTATTGACCCTCGGGGCCCTGATTCTGGTAGCCGGTTCATTGTCCGACCACTTTGGCCGGGCACGGATCCTCGAATGGGGGCTGGCGGGCTTTGCCCTGACGTCAGTGATGTGCGGCCTGGCTTGGAACGGGGAGGTCCTTGTGGTGTCCCGCGCACTTCAGGGTATTGCGGGGGCCCTCCTTGTGCCCAGTTCGTTGGCCATGATCATTACGTCCTTCTCCGGGCCATCCCAGTCCAAAGCGATTGGCCAGTGGTCCGGCTGGACGAGTGCTGCCGCCATCGTTGGGCCGCTGATTGGCGGGGTCTCGGTGGACATGTTGTCCTGGCGCGTTATCTTCTTCATCAACGTTATTCCGGCCATTGCAATTTGGCCTCTGCTCGCGGGCCTTCGGGCCTCCGACGCGGCCAGGGACAAGAGCAAGGGAATCGACTACCTCGGTGCGGTCCTTGCCATGATCGGTCTGGGTGGTCCTGTCTACGCCTTTATTGAACAGGGCCGGATGGGTTGGTCGAGTGTGCAGGTCTGGATGCCACTCGTGGTCGCTGTCGTGGCCATGGCGTTGTTCGTTGTCCACGAAGCGAGGACCAAGCAACCGATGTTGCCGTTAAGGCTGTTTGCCATTCGCAACTTTGGCTGGGGCAACCTGGCGACGCTCGCGATTTACGGTGGGATATCGCTTGGATTCTTCGTCCTGGGAATCTACCTCCAGCAGGTGGGAGGCATGGGGGCTACCATCGCGGGAATTGCACTGCTTCCAGCGACCGTCATCCTGATGCTGACGGCGTCCTACTTCGGTGGGTTGGCCGGAAAGTATGGTCCGCGATGGTTCATGACTGTGGGGCCGCTGTTGTGCGGTGTTGGTTTTCTCATGTCCCTATCCGTCCAGGAGCCACTGAACTACTGGACCCAGGTGTTGCCGGGCCAGATAGTCTTTGGTGTGGGACTCACCACCCTCGTCGCGCCACTCACTGCTGCGATTCTGGGCGCGGTACCGCAGGAAGAGGCCGGAATCGGTTCGGCCGTCAATAACGCTGTGGCCCGTATCGCCGGCCTCATCTGTATTGCTTTTGCCGGCCTGATCGTCGGTCCGGTGTTCTCACGGCAAGGTTTGTACAACGCCTTGATAGTCACGGCGGTACTGTTCGTTGTCGGGGCGGTGGCGTCCGCCGTCGGGATCCGTAACCCCGCTCCGGAAGCCGCAGTTGCCGCTGGGAGCGAACCGGATGCAGCGTCCGACGACGGCGGGTCGGCCAGCCAGCGTACGTAG
- a CDS encoding trypsin-like peptidase domain-containing protein, translating into MSTEPEFDIPDVGPEQESDAREDGDALDAYSQIVIRVADSVTPHVAAIEMTSARRNGQLRVGSGSAVVFTGDGYMLTNAHVVAGIQSGRAVFANGKQTDVELVGADPLSDLAVVRGLKPTPPPAILGNADSLRVGQLVIAVGNPLGLAGSVTAGVVSGLGRSIPVRAGEHRRVIEDVIQTDAALNPGNSGGALADTRGRIVGINTAVAGLGLGLAVPINRTTQRIIASLLRDGRVRRAYLGLVSTPIPLDASAVVRTGQKEGLRVVEVIAGSPAESSGLQPGDLVLRAQGRAVSSAESLQKLLFAEAIGEPFPLTVLRDGKTLQLIAVPSEMSQQ; encoded by the coding sequence ATGAGTACCGAGCCAGAGTTTGACATTCCGGACGTCGGCCCGGAGCAAGAATCGGATGCGCGCGAGGATGGCGACGCCTTGGATGCGTACTCCCAGATCGTCATTCGCGTCGCGGACTCCGTCACGCCCCACGTCGCCGCGATCGAGATGACAAGTGCGCGCCGGAACGGTCAACTGCGTGTGGGCAGCGGATCGGCTGTGGTTTTCACTGGTGACGGGTACATGCTGACCAATGCCCACGTCGTGGCAGGCATCCAGTCCGGAAGGGCAGTGTTCGCGAACGGCAAGCAGACGGACGTGGAACTCGTGGGTGCTGACCCATTGTCTGACCTTGCCGTCGTTCGTGGTCTCAAGCCCACTCCGCCACCCGCCATCCTGGGTAACGCCGATTCGTTGCGGGTTGGCCAGCTGGTGATCGCGGTGGGCAATCCCTTGGGCCTGGCCGGATCAGTGACTGCAGGGGTGGTCAGCGGCTTGGGACGATCCATTCCCGTCAGGGCAGGTGAGCACAGGCGTGTTATTGAGGACGTCATCCAGACCGACGCTGCCCTCAACCCGGGCAACTCCGGTGGCGCCCTGGCCGACACCCGGGGCCGCATCGTGGGCATCAACACGGCCGTGGCTGGATTGGGCCTTGGACTCGCCGTACCTATTAATAGGACCACCCAGCGGATCATCGCCTCCCTGCTCAGGGATGGGAGGGTGCGCCGCGCCTACCTGGGTTTGGTGAGTACGCCTATTCCGCTGGATGCCAGTGCGGTGGTGCGGACTGGCCAAAAAGAGGGGCTGCGTGTGGTGGAAGTCATTGCCGGCTCGCCCGCGGAATCATCCGGGCTCCAGCCAGGGGACCTGGTGCTTCGCGCCCAGGGCAGGGCTGTGTCCAGTGCAGAGAGCCTGCAGAAGCTGCTGTTTGCCGAGGCCATAGGCGAACCTTTCCCGCTGACCGTGCTTCGTGATGGCAAAACGTTGCAGCTGATAGCGGTTCCTTCGGAGATGAGCCAGCAGTGA
- a CDS encoding transposase, with translation MSKNKVIVLAVLEGGITQKNGHPGHPQTQGKIERFHQTLKKWLAGQPRAHTLEDLNHQLAKFKQIYNHERPHRALNRRTPATTYNAAPKAAPKLAIQGDHWRTRTDRVDADGKVSLRYAGRLRHLGIGRLHKHKRVILLGHEEHVLTIEHGTGEVLAEFTINPDRGYQKKQNTPGPKTGGVNDVPTHP, from the coding sequence ATGTCGAAGAACAAGGTCATCGTCCTGGCCGTCCTTGAGGGCGGCATCACGCAGAAGAACGGCCACCCAGGCCATCCCCAAACCCAAGGCAAAATCGAGCGATTCCACCAGACCCTGAAAAAATGGCTTGCCGGGCAGCCTCGCGCCCACACCCTCGAGGACCTGAACCACCAGCTCGCGAAGTTCAAGCAGATCTACAACCACGAACGCCCGCACCGTGCCCTGAACCGGCGCACACCGGCAACCACCTACAACGCCGCCCCCAAAGCCGCCCCGAAGCTCGCCATCCAAGGCGACCACTGGCGGACCCGCACCGACCGGGTCGATGCCGACGGGAAAGTCTCACTCCGCTACGCCGGACGCCTCCGCCACCTGGGCATCGGTCGACTCCACAAGCACAAACGAGTGATCCTGCTCGGCCACGAAGAACACGTCCTGACCATCGAACACGGAACCGGCGAAGTCCTCGCGGAGTTCACAATCAACCCAGACCGCGGCTACCAGAAAAAACAAAACACCCCCGGTCCGAAGACCGGGGGTGTCAATGATGTCCCGACACATCCGTAA
- the smpB gene encoding SsrA-binding protein SmpB, which produces MPKESGRKVVATNRKARHNYHVLDTYEAGIALMGTEVKSLREGHASMVDGFCTFYNDELWMEGIHIPEYHQGSWTNHAARRRRKLLLHREELDKISQKIRESGFTVVPLQLYFLDGRAKVEIAIARGKKDYDKRQTLREQQDKRESLRELRERNRR; this is translated from the coding sequence GTGCCCAAGGAAAGTGGCCGTAAGGTAGTGGCCACCAATCGGAAGGCCCGGCACAACTACCATGTCCTGGATACCTACGAGGCCGGCATTGCGCTAATGGGTACCGAAGTGAAATCCCTCCGTGAAGGCCACGCCTCCATGGTGGACGGCTTCTGTACCTTCTACAATGACGAACTGTGGATGGAGGGTATCCATATCCCTGAGTACCATCAGGGGAGCTGGACCAACCATGCCGCGCGCCGCCGTCGGAAGCTTTTGCTCCACCGCGAAGAACTGGACAAGATCTCGCAAAAGATCCGCGAATCCGGCTTCACGGTGGTGCCGTTGCAGCTTTACTTCCTGGACGGTAGGGCAAAGGTTGAAATTGCCATAGCACGCGGTAAAAAGGACTACGACAAGCGCCAAACGCTGCGTGAGCAGCAGGACAAACGCGAATCGTTGCGCGAACTGCGGGAACGCAACCGCCGGTAG
- a CDS encoding M23 family metallopeptidase: protein MTTLDRNSLRWRLASGQARILGGVLALGLAVSLLSGAPAAHADSLDDQQAALEAESARVQASLEFVDSKIAKAAGDLVIYQGRLPGAQQALLEAQGRVASAVKEVEALAARVELAQQNKAKITEQLESDKQKITDTKKLIGQIASQAYKSGGVPTNIALLFGSNESGSLTESMDLADQAMRSQNAAMTKLTQQNATNVNSQARLAAVEAEIQDLKAKADAALEREKAARDEAASKKAEVDKLIEDTTRLNGQLQAAKPGIEADLARVKAEQDSVAAEIVERDRKLREAWEAEQRRLAAEAAAAAAAAAAAQGRPAPPEQPYVPPVGSPSAFGLRHPFASYVPITSGFGWRATPPGTIDFYGTGGYMHTGIDFGAACGTPVYAAAAGTVFNSGWNSADGGGWRVKLSHGVVQGNSLTTIYYHNSSIVVANGQQVSQGQLIAYSGSTGNSTGCHAHFETWLNGAAVDPMTLL, encoded by the coding sequence ATGACCACGTTGGACCGGAACTCCCTGCGCTGGCGCCTTGCGTCCGGCCAAGCCAGGATTCTTGGTGGCGTGCTCGCTCTGGGCCTCGCTGTGAGCCTCCTGTCGGGTGCCCCCGCTGCCCACGCGGACAGCCTGGACGACCAGCAAGCTGCGCTCGAGGCTGAGTCGGCCCGCGTCCAGGCGTCCTTGGAGTTTGTGGACTCGAAGATCGCCAAGGCGGCGGGCGATCTCGTCATCTACCAAGGACGCCTCCCCGGCGCCCAGCAGGCACTTCTGGAAGCACAGGGCCGAGTGGCCAGTGCCGTCAAGGAGGTCGAGGCTTTGGCTGCCAGGGTGGAGCTTGCCCAGCAGAACAAAGCCAAAATTACTGAGCAGCTTGAGAGCGACAAGCAGAAGATCACCGATACGAAGAAGCTGATCGGACAGATCGCCTCACAGGCCTATAAGTCGGGGGGCGTTCCCACCAACATCGCCCTGCTCTTCGGATCCAACGAGTCCGGCAGCCTGACAGAATCCATGGACCTTGCTGATCAGGCCATGCGCAGCCAGAACGCTGCAATGACCAAGCTAACCCAGCAGAACGCTACCAACGTGAACTCCCAGGCACGATTGGCCGCAGTCGAGGCTGAGATCCAGGACCTGAAGGCCAAGGCTGACGCCGCGCTTGAGCGGGAGAAGGCAGCACGCGACGAGGCTGCGAGTAAGAAAGCCGAAGTCGACAAGCTCATCGAGGACACTACCCGCCTGAATGGACAACTGCAGGCGGCAAAGCCGGGCATCGAAGCCGATCTGGCCCGCGTGAAAGCGGAACAGGACTCTGTCGCGGCCGAAATCGTCGAGAGGGACCGCAAGCTGAGGGAGGCGTGGGAAGCCGAACAGCGTCGGCTCGCGGCGGAAGCTGCTGCCGCTGCGGCTGCCGCTGCGGCAGCGCAAGGAAGACCGGCACCTCCTGAGCAGCCGTATGTTCCCCCGGTGGGTTCGCCCTCCGCCTTTGGTTTGCGGCACCCGTTCGCCAGCTATGTACCCATCACGTCAGGATTCGGCTGGCGGGCAACCCCGCCCGGCACCATCGATTTCTACGGTACGGGCGGTTACATGCACACTGGCATCGACTTCGGCGCGGCCTGTGGTACGCCGGTCTATGCTGCAGCGGCTGGTACCGTCTTCAACTCTGGTTGGAACTCGGCCGACGGCGGTGGATGGCGCGTGAAGCTGTCCCACGGCGTGGTGCAGGGCAACTCCCTGACAACGATCTACTACCACAACAGCAGCATTGTGGTGGCCAATGGCCAGCAAGTTTCGCAGGGGCAACTTATTGCGTACTCGGGTAGCACAGGTAACTCGACGGGGTGCCATGCACACTTCGAGACCTGGCTGAACGGTGCGGCAGTGGATCCCATGACCCTCCTCTAG